One stretch of Priestia megaterium DNA includes these proteins:
- the fsa gene encoding fructose-6-phosphate aldolase yields the protein MKFFIDTANLDDIKKAYKVGVLSGVTTNPSLVAKEGVKFEDRIEEILKTVPEVESVSAEVTPDAETAEEMIAQAEELIKINGGDQNITIKLPMTIAGLEATRYLAKKGVKTNVTLIFTVNQALLAARAGATYVSPFLGRLDDISEDGVQLVAKIAELFRIQNIDSQIIAASVRHPDHVTRVALAGAHIATIPYSVIEQLVKHPLTEQGIEKFAADWKNAVQN from the coding sequence ATGAAATTTTTTATTGATACTGCAAATCTTGACGATATTAAAAAAGCATATAAAGTGGGCGTTTTATCGGGAGTCACAACAAACCCTTCTCTTGTGGCAAAAGAAGGCGTAAAGTTTGAAGATCGTATCGAAGAGATTTTAAAAACGGTGCCAGAAGTAGAATCCGTTTCAGCAGAAGTGACGCCAGATGCGGAAACAGCAGAAGAAATGATTGCGCAGGCAGAAGAATTAATTAAAATCAACGGCGGAGACCAAAACATTACGATTAAGCTTCCAATGACAATCGCTGGGTTAGAAGCAACTCGCTACCTTGCTAAAAAGGGCGTAAAAACAAATGTAACGCTTATTTTCACTGTAAACCAAGCGCTTTTAGCAGCTCGTGCAGGTGCAACATATGTATCTCCGTTCCTTGGTCGCCTTGATGATATTTCAGAAGACGGCGTACAGCTTGTGGCTAAAATTGCCGAGCTGTTCCGCATTCAAAACATCGACTCTCAAATCATTGCGGCTTCTGTAAGACACCCGGATCACGTTACACGCGTAGCTCTTGCCGGAGCTCATATTGCAACCATTCCGTATTCAGTAATCGAGCAGCTTGTCAAACATCCTTTAACAGAACAAGGAATTGAAAAATTTGCAGCTGATTGGAAAAACGCTGTTCAAAACTAA
- the gnd gene encoding phosphogluconate dehydrogenase (NAD(+)-dependent, decarboxylating) has protein sequence MKVGLVGLGKMGINLGQNLLDQRHDVVAFDVNSKAVEQMKEYGALGASSLQELVRSLETPRVVWLMVPHTVVDSVISEITPLLAEGDIVIEAGNSHYKESIGRYNELKEYKISFMDVGTSGGMEGARNGACYMIGGDREAWEIVEPIFRDTAVENGYLYAGGAGSGHFLKMVHNGIEYGMMAAIGEGFEVLEKSQFDYDYAKVARVWNNGSVIRSWLMELTENAFSKDAKLDGIKGVMNSSGEGKWTVETALDLQTATPVIAMSLLMRYRSLEDDTFTGKVVSALRNEFGGHAVEKK, from the coding sequence ATGAAAGTAGGATTAGTTGGTTTAGGGAAAATGGGGATTAACTTAGGACAAAACTTATTAGATCAGCGTCATGACGTTGTAGCATTTGACGTAAATTCAAAAGCAGTCGAACAAATGAAAGAGTACGGAGCTTTAGGGGCATCAAGCTTGCAAGAGCTTGTGCGGTCATTAGAAACGCCCAGAGTCGTATGGCTGATGGTTCCTCATACGGTTGTTGATTCTGTTATAAGTGAAATTACGCCTCTTTTAGCTGAAGGAGATATCGTAATTGAAGCTGGAAACTCTCATTATAAAGAATCAATTGGACGTTATAACGAGTTAAAAGAATATAAAATCAGCTTTATGGATGTTGGAACATCCGGCGGAATGGAAGGCGCTCGTAACGGAGCTTGCTATATGATTGGCGGAGATCGTGAAGCGTGGGAAATTGTTGAACCAATTTTCCGGGATACAGCAGTAGAAAACGGATATCTATACGCTGGCGGTGCAGGCAGCGGCCACTTTTTAAAAATGGTTCATAACGGCATCGAATACGGTATGATGGCTGCGATTGGTGAAGGATTTGAAGTCCTTGAAAAAAGCCAGTTCGACTATGACTACGCAAAAGTGGCGAGAGTATGGAACAACGGGTCTGTTATTCGTTCATGGCTAATGGAATTAACAGAAAATGCATTCTCTAAAGATGCGAAACTAGATGGCATCAAGGGAGTTATGAATTCTTCTGGTGAAGGAAAATGGACGGTAGAAACGGCTCTAGACCTTCAAACAGCTACCCCGGTTATTGCCATGTCTTTACTAATGCGCTATCGCTCTCTTGAAGATGATACGTTTACAGGAAAGGTAGTTTCTGCGCTTCGAAACGAATTTGGCGGGCATGCAGTAGAAAAGAAATAA